In Caloenas nicobarica isolate bCalNic1 chromosome 5, bCalNic1.hap1, whole genome shotgun sequence, a single genomic region encodes these proteins:
- the LOC135989039 gene encoding inositol 1,4,5-trisphosphate receptor-interacting protein-like 1: MKAGEKYILGPNFKKSTKMTKRDCLGPSPTRPQLPAAPVPAARAASSLPPGPAEPLLSLLLQAMAAIKLLFWFVHTLTHNVRGVSDELDEATRERMRQRAEFLRQEMTRLWQEVEEMSQEQRTKEQSIQEQSGFAWGALLLSALQQWQFWAVAGGLALLFGLGCWLRKRSREPEPDRSSSSSEDESSSGDSEPVEEEDEEEEEESEEEDFDDVSEKSRRIAKRIRWPVQNLDYRRQVVEDLVGNLLYAIHLYSSNPFFPVLPSAIKVGSTFEGWSPREDDAVYRLLVPLKPPRGHIFHLELGTAGETPASHSRVRVELVCTCSGEQAVENTLCFLHHPQEELRRIQHPSLLDTLCTGPYLDVQKTAQWFQDCVSSFWGFVPRARRYKLNVLPSERFCKLLLLRKASRRTLFIEIVFGVRQGDSDVFLSSQRARHIFTQSTTWVDSYAVAEMRFFRSFARQTPPNSFHLKCLQLCAYVSLDTAFSTYTLKTVFMHLLNTRPPSAWRRRHFLLRLQDIMMYLRACLMERRLDDFFFGNKDMPQEILLPPAFETAEPLNLFQHLAQDPAAHAEALHEFSELQNRLTRLLYHGQ, translated from the coding sequence ctgcctcggccCCTCTCCTACCCgcccccagctccctgcggCCCCCGTCCCCGCTGCCCGTGCCGCCAGCTCCctgccgcccggccccgctgaaCCCCTTCTCTCGCTCCTCCTGCAGGCCATGGCTGCCATAAAATTACTCTTCTGGTTCGTGCATACCCTCACTCACAACGTGCGGGGGGTCAGCGACGAGCTGGATGAGGCCACGCGCGAGCGCATGCGGCAGCGTGCAGAGTTCCTGAGACAGGAGATGACTCGGCTATggcaggaggtggaggagatgagccaggagcagaggaccAAGGAGCAGAGCATCCAGGAGCAGAGCGGCTTTGCCTGGGgagccctgctcctctctgccttgcagcagtgGCAGTTCTGGGCCGTTGCTGGAGGCCTGGCCCTGCTCTTCGGACTCGGCTGCTGGCTCAGGAAAAGGAGCCGTGAGCCTGAGCCAgataggagcagcagcagcagtgaagaCGAGAGCTCCAGCGGCGACAGCGAGCcggtggaggaggaggacgaggaggaggaggaagaaagtgaagaagAAGATTTTGATGATGTGAGCGAGAAGAGCAGAAGAATTGCAAAGCGCATCCGGTGGCCAGTGCAGAACCTTGACTACAGACGCCAGGTGGTGGAGGATCTAGTGGGCAACCTCCTTTATGCCATCCACCTGTACTCGTCCAATCCGTTCTTCCCAGTGCTGCCATCTGCCATCAAGGTGGGCAGCACCTTTGAGGGCTGGAGTCCCCGTGAGGACGATGCTGTCTACCGCCTGCTCGTTCCCCTGAAGCCCCCCCGTGGGCACATCTTCCACCTGGAGCTGGGCACCGCAGGGGAGACGCCGGCGTCGCATTCCCGCGTCCGCGTGGAGTTGGTGTGCACCTGCAGCGGGGAGCAAGCAGTGGAGAACACGCTGTGCTTCCTCCACCACCcccaggaggagctgaggagaatTCAGCACCCCAGCCTCCTAGACACCCTCTGCACCGGCCCCTACCTGGATGTGCAGAAAACTGCCCAGTGGTTCCAGGACTGCGTGTCCTCATTCTGGGGCTTTGTGCCTCGGGCACGGCGCTACAAGCTAAACGTGCTGCCCTCCGAGCGCTtctgcaagctgctgctgctgaggaaagcCTCCAGGAGAACCCTCTTCATCGAGATCGTGTTTGGGGTGCGGCAAGGCGACTCGGACGTCTTCCTGAGCAGCCAGCGTGCACGGCACATCTTCACCCAAAGCACCACGTGGGTAGACAGCTACGCTGtggcagagatgaggttcttcaGGAGTTTTGCCAGGCAGACCCCGCCTAACAGCTTCCACCTCAaatgcctgcagctctgtgcctACGTCAGTCTGGACACAGCCTTTTCCACTTACACCTTGAAGACGGTTTTCATGCACCTCCTGAACACCAGACCCCCGTCAGCCTGGCGCAGGAGGCATTTCCTGCTGCGCCTACAGGATATCATGATGTACCTGCGTGCCTGCCTGATGGAGAGACGCCTCGATGACTTCTTCTTCGGCAATAAGGACATGCCTCAAGAGATCCTCTTGCCCCCAGCCTTCGAAACGGCTGAGCCACTCAACCTCTTCCAGCACCTGGCGCAGGATCCTGCCGCCCATGCCGAGGCACTGCATGAGTTCAGTGAGCTGCAAAATCGGCTCACAAGACTGCTCTACCACGGACAGTGA